The Candidatus Bathyarchaeia archaeon genome contains the following window.
GCGCCAGCTCCCACCGCCAGGCCGACTATGAGCAATACAGTTGCAATTGCTGAAGAAATGGCTTTGTGATTCTGAGAAATATTCATCGGGCGATTCGACCTTGGAATCGACTTTTAAACCTTGAATAGGCTCGAACCGTTTGTCCCGGTTGCAGCCCACAATTGCTTGAGTGGTTACCCGGTTCTATCCTGCTCTCTCTCTTCCAAGGAAGTATCTACGTCGTCGTTTCGCTGGGCCTCACGCTGACGCTCGCCGTAGTGAAGCTGCCTAACTTTGCCCACGCCGAATTCCTGACCATTGGTGCCTATGTGGGTGTCGTTGTCTCCGCAGTGTATCCCGATAATCTCCTTGTTATCGGAGCAGCTGCGTTTCTAGTCTGCGCAGCCCTCGGTCTCGCGATCCATCACATAGCGTTCAAACCGCTGATGGACAGGAAGGTCTCGATCTACATTCTTGTTCTTGCTTCCTTCGCGGTGGCCCAGTTCATCAGGTACAGTGTTTTTTCGTGGGCTTCGGTCGTTGGATTACTGGATGCGACCCAGAGTATCAAGGTCTACAATATCGTGACAATTTACGACACGGAGCTAACCAACGTCTACGCCCTCGCGATTGTGCTTGCCATCGTAATGTCAGTTCTTCTCGAACTCTTCCTGAAGAAAACAAGGATGGGAAAGTCGATGCGGGCGATTGCGAGCAACTTTGACCTGGCGAGGGTGTCCGGGATTAACGTCCAACGAGTAGTAGACGTCATGTGGATTATCGCCGCGGGCCTCGGAGGTATCGGAGGGATGG
Protein-coding sequences here:
- a CDS encoding branched-chain amino acid ABC transporter permease produces the protein MLEWLPGSILLSLFQGSIYVVVSLGLTLTLAVVKLPNFAHAEFLTIGAYVGVVVSAVYPDNLLVIGAAAFLVCAALGLAIHHIAFKPLMDRKVSIYILVLASFAVAQFIRYSVFSWASVVGLLDATQSIKVYNIVTIYDTELTNVYALAIVLAIVMSVLLELFLKKTRMGKSMRAIASNFDLARVSGINVQRVVDVMWIIAAGLGGIGGMVFGIYTTVTPALGFNTLLDIFAVVIIAGLTSFTGTIIGGYIVGFSQATLMDFLHYYFGISFGYQPLLPFALIIVILLLKPTGLAPSSTGLSTIRKLVRRNSVSPGVGPQRSDRE